From a single Planococcus shenhongbingii genomic region:
- a CDS encoding DUF2187 family protein, producing the protein MAFQPHEKEVSEFVAARRIGEWISFTRNGVEVNGTIFKIMDNSVIVEISHEDAKEIGAASNMTVISHKKYKIV; encoded by the coding sequence ATGGCATTTCAACCACATGAAAAAGAGGTATCGGAATTTGTAGCAGCCCGCAGAATTGGTGAATGGATTTCCTTCACTCGCAACGGAGTGGAAGTTAACGGAACGATCTTTAAAATTATGGACAACTCGGTGATTGTCGAGATTTCACATGAAGATGCAAAGGAAATTGGTGCAGCATCCAACATGACCGTAATTTCACATAAGAAATACAAAATCGTATAA
- a CDS encoding S66 peptidase family protein → MRIKPRRLKKGDTVGVISPSSPPNLENLKKALPFLEQLGLKVKMGKSVEAKNGHLAGTDDERLADLHAMFEDPEISGIICAGGGYGSARLAESIDFQMIKENPKIFWGYSDITFLHSAIGQYSELVTFHGPMLASDVGKEEFHERSARMFGQLFGPFELHYSEEISPLTALSAGMAQGELVGGNLSLLRSAIGTKFELDVKGKILLIEDIDEEPYQVDELLNHLRMARKFDEVAGIVIGDFKNSEPKKKERSLTLDQVFDDYFSELKVPVVKGFKIGHCEPHFSVPLGVEAQLDADAKTLTILPGVE, encoded by the coding sequence GTGCGAATCAAACCAAGGCGTTTGAAAAAAGGGGATACGGTAGGAGTGATTTCACCGTCAAGCCCGCCAAATTTAGAGAATTTGAAGAAGGCTTTGCCGTTTTTGGAACAATTGGGGCTGAAAGTGAAAATGGGAAAATCAGTGGAAGCGAAGAACGGCCATTTGGCTGGAACGGATGACGAGCGGCTTGCGGATTTGCATGCCATGTTCGAAGACCCGGAAATTTCAGGCATCATCTGTGCAGGCGGCGGATATGGATCAGCGCGTTTGGCGGAAAGCATCGATTTCCAGATGATCAAAGAAAATCCGAAAATATTCTGGGGCTATTCAGATATTACGTTTTTACATTCGGCAATTGGCCAATACTCGGAGTTGGTGACATTTCATGGGCCGATGCTGGCGTCGGATGTGGGCAAAGAGGAATTTCATGAACGCAGCGCCCGGATGTTCGGCCAGTTGTTCGGGCCTTTCGAATTGCATTATTCCGAAGAAATTTCTCCGCTTACAGCGCTCAGCGCAGGAATGGCACAAGGGGAACTGGTCGGGGGAAATCTATCGCTGCTGCGAAGCGCCATCGGCACCAAGTTCGAGCTGGACGTGAAAGGCAAGATCTTGTTGATAGAAGACATCGACGAAGAGCCTTATCAAGTGGACGAATTGCTGAACCATTTGCGGATGGCCCGAAAATTTGATGAAGTGGCCGGAATTGTCATCGGAGACTTTAAAAATTCGGAACCGAAGAAAAAAGAAAGATCGTTGACGCTGGATCAAGTGTTTGATGATTACTTCAGTGAATTGAAAGTGCCGGTCGTCAAAGGCTTTAAAATTGGACATTGTGAACCGCATTTTTCTGTCCCGCTTGGAGTGGAAGCCCAGCTGGATGCTGACGCTAAAACCTTGACCATTTTGCCGGGAGTCGAGTGA
- a CDS encoding transcriptional regulator gives MLHVKLMKPFYTKKEDHLVRFVFAYQYFSILKDDELFHFIPVEGKEIVVNLNTFQVENLSEVFVFQKGNRFIRLPLYQLLLVSDIHMHLQAILQEEREGLLEVNDQAKQEAEEAIHFLEQENFNRMIDYALAAHDEAMFNDLIKQQQENGGL, from the coding sequence ATGCTGCATGTTAAATTGATGAAACCTTTTTATACAAAGAAAGAAGATCATCTCGTAAGGTTCGTATTTGCCTATCAATACTTCTCGATTCTTAAAGATGATGAACTGTTTCATTTTATTCCAGTAGAAGGCAAAGAGATAGTCGTCAATTTAAATACATTTCAAGTAGAGAATCTATCTGAAGTGTTTGTGTTCCAAAAAGGCAACAGATTTATCCGATTGCCGCTATATCAGTTGCTGTTAGTGTCTGATATCCACATGCATCTGCAAGCCATATTGCAGGAAGAGAGAGAAGGTCTGCTGGAAGTGAACGACCAAGCAAAACAGGAAGCGGAAGAAGCTATTCATTTTCTTGAACAGGAAAACTTTAACCGTATGATTGATTACGCTTTGGCCGCACACGATGAAGCGATGTTCAATGACTTGATTAAACAACAACAGGAAAATGGAGGTTTGTAA